Proteins encoded within one genomic window of Amycolatopsis nigrescens CSC17Ta-90:
- a CDS encoding NAD(P)-dependent alcohol dehydrogenase: MAQRPVGEIPETMKLSVLNGIHDVVNEERPVPAPGPREVLIRVLAVGTCGSDVHYYEHGRIGDHVVRAPLVLGHEPSGVVVARGSEATAHEVGTRVALEPGVPCTACEQCKAGRYNLCPKMRFFGTPPIDGAFCEYVVLREDFAYPVPETLSDEAAALLEPLSVGVWACRKSRVGPGSRVLITGAGPIGLVAAQTARAFGATEVVVTDVNGKRLRVAEELGATGTVDVSARELADSGFEPDVLLECSGAGAAAGQAIRQVGRAGRVVLVGMGGDEIALPLAHVQNFELELTGTFRYANTWPTAIALAAGREVDLDRLVTHRFGLDEVPQALTIAARDDTVIKPVVLPQAGRA, from the coding sequence ATGGCGCAGCGGCCGGTCGGAGAGATCCCCGAGACCATGAAGCTCTCCGTGCTCAACGGGATCCACGACGTGGTCAACGAAGAACGCCCGGTACCGGCGCCCGGACCGCGTGAGGTGCTGATCAGGGTGCTGGCCGTCGGCACCTGCGGTTCGGACGTGCACTACTACGAGCACGGCCGGATCGGCGACCACGTGGTGCGCGCGCCACTGGTGCTCGGTCACGAGCCCAGCGGGGTGGTCGTGGCGCGGGGCAGCGAAGCGACCGCGCACGAAGTCGGCACCAGGGTCGCGCTGGAGCCGGGCGTGCCCTGTACTGCCTGTGAGCAGTGCAAGGCCGGCCGCTACAACCTGTGCCCGAAGATGCGCTTCTTCGGCACGCCCCCGATCGACGGCGCTTTCTGCGAGTACGTCGTACTGCGTGAAGACTTCGCGTACCCCGTGCCAGAGACGCTCAGCGACGAAGCCGCCGCCCTGCTGGAGCCGCTCTCGGTCGGTGTCTGGGCGTGCCGGAAGTCCAGGGTCGGCCCCGGTTCGCGAGTGCTGATCACCGGCGCCGGGCCGATCGGCCTGGTCGCCGCGCAGACCGCGAGGGCTTTCGGCGCCACCGAAGTCGTGGTCACCGACGTGAACGGCAAACGTTTGCGAGTCGCCGAGGAGCTGGGCGCGACGGGCACCGTGGACGTCAGCGCGCGGGAGCTGGCCGACTCCGGGTTCGAACCGGACGTGCTGCTGGAGTGCTCCGGTGCCGGCGCGGCCGCCGGGCAGGCGATCCGGCAGGTCGGCCGCGCCGGCCGGGTGGTGCTGGTCGGCATGGGTGGGGACGAGATCGCGCTGCCGTTGGCGCATGTGCAGAACTTCGAGCTGGAGCTCACCGGCACCTTCCGGTACGCGAACACCTGGCCCACCGCGATCGCGCTGGCGGCGGGCCGCGAGGTGGATCTCGACCGGCTGGTCACGCACCGGTTCGGCCTGGACGAGGTGCCGCAGGCGCTGACCATCGCGGCGAGGGACGACACGGTCATCAAGCCGGTCGTGCTGCCGCAGGCCGGGCGTGCCTGA
- a CDS encoding bifunctional ADP-dependent NAD(P)H-hydrate dehydratase/NAD(P)H-hydrate epimerase has product MQGIWTTERIRAAEERLLAVTADGALMRKAAFGASVCAAAMLEEHTGGVSGRRVVLLVGAGNNGGDALWAGVFLRKRGVGVSAVLLKPDRAHPAGLAALRRSGGRVVSVVDSPQWLENADLVIDGIVGISAKGPLRADAAGLLGHVSSPVLAVDLPSGVDPDTGAVAGPAIQATVTVTFGARKPVHVLNPGRCGDVELVDIGLGPELGEPDLRQLDVGDVAAAWPIPGVEDDKYSQGVTGIAAGSATYPGAAVLATGSAVLATSGMVRYAGPAADAVRARWPEVVATGSVTDAGRVQAWVVGPGIGTGHEGREVLRHVLAEGVPVCADADATTIIAKNPEVLDARDPDTPLVLTPHAGEFARLTGGPPGDDRVRAALDAAAEFSAVVLLKGHCTVVAAPDGRALVNVARGSWPATAGSGDVLSGLIGALLAAGLEPWLAAGAAAYLHSVAASAGARGVPVPASGIVEAIPDALRQIRSLTPERV; this is encoded by the coding sequence GTGCAGGGGATCTGGACCACGGAACGGATTCGCGCGGCGGAGGAGCGGCTGCTGGCCGTCACGGCGGACGGTGCGCTGATGCGCAAGGCCGCGTTCGGGGCGTCGGTGTGCGCGGCGGCCATGCTCGAAGAGCACACCGGTGGCGTTTCCGGCCGCAGGGTGGTGCTGCTGGTCGGCGCAGGGAACAACGGTGGCGACGCGCTGTGGGCCGGTGTCTTCCTGCGCAAACGCGGTGTCGGCGTGTCGGCCGTGCTGCTCAAGCCGGACCGCGCGCATCCGGCCGGACTGGCCGCCCTGCGCCGCTCCGGTGGTCGGGTCGTGTCTGTTGTGGACAGTCCTCAATGGCTGGAGAACGCGGATCTGGTGATCGACGGTATCGTCGGGATCTCCGCCAAGGGGCCGTTGCGTGCGGATGCCGCGGGGCTGCTCGGCCACGTCAGCTCGCCCGTGCTGGCCGTGGACCTGCCCAGCGGGGTCGATCCGGACACCGGCGCGGTGGCCGGGCCGGCGATCCAGGCCACCGTGACGGTGACCTTCGGCGCCCGGAAGCCGGTGCACGTCCTGAATCCCGGTCGTTGCGGCGATGTCGAGCTGGTCGACATCGGCCTCGGCCCGGAGCTGGGCGAACCGGATCTCAGGCAGCTGGACGTGGGAGACGTGGCCGCGGCCTGGCCGATCCCCGGCGTGGAGGACGACAAGTACAGCCAGGGCGTGACCGGGATCGCCGCCGGCTCGGCGACCTATCCGGGGGCCGCTGTGCTGGCCACCGGGTCCGCGGTGCTGGCGACCTCAGGCATGGTGCGGTACGCCGGGCCGGCCGCCGACGCGGTGCGGGCCCGCTGGCCGGAGGTGGTGGCCACCGGGTCGGTGACCGACGCTGGCCGGGTGCAGGCCTGGGTGGTTGGCCCGGGGATCGGCACCGGGCACGAGGGCCGCGAGGTGCTGCGGCATGTGCTCGCCGAGGGGGTGCCGGTCTGCGCGGACGCGGACGCCACCACGATCATCGCGAAGAATCCCGAGGTGTTGGACGCGCGGGACCCCGACACCCCGCTGGTGCTCACCCCGCATGCCGGGGAGTTCGCCAGGCTGACCGGTGGACCGCCGGGGGACGACCGGGTACGCGCGGCCCTCGACGCCGCCGCCGAGTTCAGCGCCGTGGTGCTGCTCAAGGGGCACTGCACGGTGGTGGCCGCGCCGGACGGCAGGGCGCTGGTCAATGTCGCGCGGGGGTCGTGGCCTGCCACCGCCGGCTCCGGGGACGTGCTGTCCGGGTTGATCGGCGCGCTGCTCGCGGCCGGGCTCGAGCCGTGGCTCGCTGCTGGGGCGGCCGCGTACCTGCATTCCGTCGCCGCGAGCGCGGGCGCCCGCGGGGTGCCGGTGCCCGCGTCCGGCATCGTCGAGGCGATCCCCGACGCCCTTCGCCAGATCCGCTCCCTGACCCCGGAGCGCGTTTAG
- the glmS gene encoding glutamine--fructose-6-phosphate transaminase (isomerizing), which translates to MCGIVGYVGHRQALDVVLGGLRRMEYRGYDSAGVAVLDGAGALTVERKAGRLANLEAELDADGRGGFTGTAGMGHTRWATHGPPVDRNSHPHRDTAGRVAVVHNGIIENFFELRSELEAAGVELTSDTDTETVAHLVGKVVADNGGDLPDAVRTVCRRLEGAFTLVITHADHPDLIVAARRSSPLVVGVGEGETFVASDVAAFIEHTREAVELGQDQLVVISRDGYQVTDFAGEPAQAKPFTVDWDLSAAEKGGHEYFMLKEIEEQPEALANTLRGHFDGGRIILDEQRISDQDLRDVDKVFVVACGSAYHSGLVAKYAIEHWTRLPVEVELASEFRYRDPVLDRDTLVVAVSQSGETADTLEAVRHAREQKARVLAVCNTNGAQIPRESDAVLYTHAGPEIGVASTKAFLAQIAANYLVGLALAQARGTKYPDEVAREFAELEAMPAAVQKVLSTVEQVRTLGRAIADSKAVLFLGRHVGFPVALEGALKLKELAYMHAEGFAAGELKHGPIALIEDGLPVVVVMPSPKGRAVLHSKLVSNISEIQARGARTIVIAEEGDETVRPFADELVEIPAVPTLLQPLVSTVPLQVLAAEIARTRGYDVDKPRNLAKSVTVE; encoded by the coding sequence GTGTGTGGAATCGTGGGATATGTCGGACACCGGCAGGCGCTTGACGTGGTTCTCGGCGGGCTTCGACGGATGGAGTACCGCGGTTACGACTCGGCCGGGGTCGCTGTACTGGACGGCGCCGGTGCGCTGACCGTGGAGCGCAAGGCCGGCCGCCTGGCGAACCTGGAGGCCGAGCTGGACGCCGACGGCCGCGGAGGGTTCACCGGCACCGCGGGCATGGGGCATACCCGCTGGGCCACGCACGGTCCGCCGGTCGACCGCAACTCGCACCCGCACCGGGACACCGCGGGCCGGGTCGCCGTGGTGCACAACGGCATCATCGAGAACTTCTTCGAGCTGCGCAGCGAGCTGGAGGCCGCCGGTGTCGAGCTGACCAGCGACACCGACACCGAGACCGTCGCCCACCTGGTGGGCAAGGTCGTCGCGGACAACGGCGGCGACCTGCCGGACGCCGTGCGCACGGTCTGCCGCCGCCTCGAAGGCGCGTTCACCCTGGTCATCACGCACGCCGACCACCCGGACCTGATCGTCGCCGCCCGCCGCTCGTCCCCGCTGGTGGTGGGCGTCGGTGAAGGTGAGACCTTCGTCGCCTCCGACGTGGCCGCGTTCATCGAGCACACCCGAGAGGCCGTCGAGCTGGGCCAGGACCAGCTCGTGGTGATCAGCCGCGACGGCTACCAGGTCACCGACTTCGCCGGCGAGCCGGCGCAGGCCAAGCCGTTCACCGTGGACTGGGACCTTTCGGCCGCGGAAAAAGGCGGCCACGAGTACTTCATGCTCAAGGAGATCGAGGAACAGCCCGAGGCGCTGGCGAACACCCTTCGCGGGCACTTCGACGGCGGCCGGATCATCCTCGACGAGCAGCGCATCTCCGACCAGGACCTGCGCGACGTGGACAAGGTCTTCGTCGTCGCCTGTGGCTCCGCCTACCACTCCGGCCTGGTCGCCAAGTACGCCATCGAGCACTGGACCCGGCTGCCGGTCGAGGTCGAGCTGGCCAGCGAGTTCCGCTACCGCGACCCGGTGCTCGACCGGGACACGCTGGTGGTCGCGGTCTCCCAGTCCGGCGAGACCGCGGACACCCTGGAGGCCGTGCGGCACGCGCGCGAGCAGAAGGCCAGGGTGCTCGCCGTCTGCAACACCAACGGCGCGCAGATCCCGCGCGAGTCGGACGCGGTGCTCTACACCCACGCCGGCCCGGAGATCGGGGTCGCGTCGACCAAGGCGTTCCTGGCCCAGATCGCGGCGAACTACCTGGTCGGCCTGGCGCTGGCGCAGGCCCGCGGCACGAAGTACCCGGACGAGGTGGCTCGGGAGTTCGCCGAGCTCGAGGCCATGCCGGCCGCGGTGCAGAAGGTGCTGTCCACCGTGGAGCAGGTCCGCACGCTCGGCCGCGCGATCGCGGACTCCAAGGCGGTGCTCTTCCTCGGTCGTCACGTGGGCTTCCCGGTCGCCCTGGAAGGTGCGCTCAAGCTCAAGGAGCTCGCGTATATGCACGCGGAGGGCTTCGCGGCCGGAGAGCTGAAGCACGGCCCGATCGCGCTGATCGAAGACGGTCTCCCGGTGGTGGTGGTGATGCCGTCGCCGAAGGGGCGCGCGGTGCTGCACTCGAAGCTCGTCTCGAACATCAGCGAGATCCAGGCGCGCGGTGCTCGCACGATCGTGATCGCCGAAGAGGGTGACGAGACGGTCCGCCCGTTCGCCGACGAGCTTGTCGAAATTCCAGCTGTGCCAACGCTTTTGCAGCCGCTGGTGTCCACCGTGCCGCTGCAGGTGCTGGCTGCCGAGATCGCCCGCACGCGCGGGTACGACGTGGACAAGCCGCGTAACCTGGCGAAGTCGGTCACGGTCGAGTAA
- a CDS encoding dienelactone hydrolase family protein yields MASKPKELLEELSHPGPHEVLRGNLALVGLPGVVFTPRKGLNLPAIAFGHGWLQPPGRYRDLLRHLASWGIVTAAPATQRGPLPSHRIFAADLRSTLELITGVRLGPDGISVDPAKLGLAGHSTGGGAAVLAAAGADEPKVRAVATITAAQTIPPATEAARALTIPGLHLAAEQDLVAPAVGHARAIADAWGGPVQLRTLGKSTHLAVTEGKHWSQLLLHGKPHYGTQRLVRALFTAFFLTHLTGTDQYRPLLDSDVKKATIEFDSSLDPNAA; encoded by the coding sequence ATGGCCAGCAAGCCCAAGGAGCTGCTCGAAGAGCTGTCCCACCCTGGTCCGCACGAGGTGCTTCGCGGCAATCTCGCCCTCGTCGGCCTGCCTGGTGTGGTGTTCACCCCGCGAAAGGGGCTGAACCTGCCGGCCATCGCCTTCGGGCACGGCTGGCTGCAACCACCAGGGCGGTACCGCGACCTGCTGCGCCACCTGGCCAGCTGGGGCATCGTCACGGCCGCACCGGCCACCCAGCGCGGACCGCTGCCGTCTCATCGCATCTTCGCCGCGGACCTGCGCAGCACACTGGAGCTCATCACCGGAGTGCGGCTCGGGCCGGACGGCATCAGCGTCGACCCGGCCAAGCTGGGCCTGGCCGGGCATTCCACCGGCGGCGGGGCCGCGGTGCTCGCCGCGGCCGGAGCGGACGAGCCCAAGGTTCGCGCGGTCGCCACGATCACCGCCGCCCAGACCATCCCGCCCGCCACCGAAGCCGCCCGCGCCCTGACCATCCCGGGCCTGCACCTCGCCGCGGAACAGGACCTGGTCGCCCCGGCCGTCGGCCACGCCAGGGCCATCGCGGACGCATGGGGCGGGCCGGTCCAGCTCCGCACGCTGGGCAAATCGACCCATCTCGCGGTCACCGAAGGCAAGCACTGGAGCCAGCTACTGCTGCACGGCAAGCCGCACTACGGCACACAACGCCTGGTCAGGGCCCTGTTCACCGCCTTCTTCCTCACCCACCTAACCGGCACCGACCAGTACCGACCGCTACTGGACTCGGACGTGAAAAAGGCCACCATCGAGTTCGACAGCAGCCTGGACCCGAACGCGGCCTGA
- a CDS encoding WXG100 family type VII secretion target yields the protein MGDEQKKYSAEEQRKMLDDPNVSKENKKALLNSLAASGDLSDNDKWKYSQELGINPLEMMNLGEHGGIIPMDEMMGQAAAASAEQQIKKAETDKALGDSWKRLGEGGFSNSDEIIDQGDVGLKIFDEFHPRFTKAGGQSQQGGGDARMGGLDPNSLRAATAEFRGIDFTAFRADADALTQSGKTVTESNQQLDQAWGNNLSGWQGGAATAANQYKSKLDAGSATLAGALTNAPGTITTGINTIEKQVTDFAKLCHNKWGDGKMAGMTPSDVDAVIEGKEKLPGVISELKNKIHELENRSLLEKGLDLLGNIAAGALGFLVGGPIGAIAAVAGLNFAKEINEDNIKEECAKYEKALTDCETKIEQFKTAYTTKANEVHDQATSAKQGIQQSYDTMVQGLGKGLEQDPFAQVGSPNLSGGEEKKPGGGPGTGGGGPGTGGGGPGTGGGGPGAGGGTPPAGAEEPKKPEEGMNPVTGKPLETDPETGKPYPIDPETGEAIKDAGDEQDTMTVQKGDDKITMSEPDKDGKMEISVDDGKGQPKDYKLDFGDGEAGKEGEDGKPGDPAKEGDKDFGPQGSQQDTGEKVYKPGPDGKIHIEDGNLKITAERPEGPDGPTVVTVDDGTGEPTSYTLDEEGSKDGEGKDGAGEDGKSDLKDDDLKLDDRRSGDLPTDDLATGEPEAATGGETLEAESKPAGSDGFQAPGGVDAGGDGAAGAPAAAADAGAPADAAPAADPAAQQTAPAEAATADSGPIAHAGGAPAGGVPLGDTGSLDPGSQTGGGAPAPAMAGAAPGLGAAPGMDPSAAATQQGAAAGGGMGGMPMMGGMGGAGGGGGGDQERGSSQYRVDGGIFETSSAGGRISGSLDDDGDRSIRYDR from the coding sequence ATGGGCGACGAGCAGAAGAAGTACAGCGCTGAAGAACAGCGCAAGATGCTGGACGACCCGAATGTGTCCAAGGAGAACAAAAAGGCTCTCCTGAACAGCCTCGCCGCGTCCGGTGACCTCAGCGACAACGACAAGTGGAAGTACTCGCAAGAGCTCGGCATCAACCCGCTGGAAATGATGAACCTCGGTGAGCACGGGGGCATCATTCCGATGGACGAGATGATGGGGCAGGCCGCCGCGGCCAGCGCCGAGCAGCAGATCAAGAAGGCCGAAACCGACAAGGCGCTGGGGGACAGCTGGAAACGGCTGGGCGAGGGCGGTTTCAGCAATTCCGACGAGATCATCGATCAGGGCGATGTCGGGCTGAAGATCTTCGACGAGTTCCATCCGAGGTTCACCAAGGCGGGCGGGCAGAGCCAGCAGGGCGGTGGCGACGCGCGCATGGGCGGGCTCGACCCGAACAGCCTGCGTGCCGCCACCGCGGAGTTCCGGGGCATCGACTTCACCGCCTTCCGCGCGGACGCGGACGCGCTCACACAGAGCGGGAAGACGGTCACCGAGTCCAATCAGCAGCTGGACCAGGCATGGGGCAACAACCTGTCCGGCTGGCAGGGCGGTGCGGCGACCGCGGCGAACCAGTACAAGTCCAAACTGGACGCGGGCTCGGCCACGCTGGCCGGTGCGCTGACCAACGCGCCCGGCACGATCACCACCGGCATCAACACCATCGAGAAGCAGGTCACCGACTTCGCCAAGCTCTGCCACAACAAGTGGGGCGACGGCAAGATGGCGGGGATGACCCCGTCCGATGTGGACGCGGTGATCGAGGGCAAGGAGAAGCTGCCCGGTGTTATCTCCGAGCTGAAGAACAAGATCCACGAGCTGGAGAACCGGAGCCTGCTGGAAAAGGGCCTTGACCTGCTCGGCAATATCGCCGCGGGTGCGCTCGGATTTCTCGTCGGCGGGCCGATCGGTGCCATCGCCGCTGTCGCGGGGCTCAATTTCGCGAAGGAAATCAACGAGGACAACATCAAGGAAGAGTGCGCCAAGTACGAGAAGGCGCTGACGGACTGCGAGACCAAGATCGAGCAGTTCAAGACCGCTTACACGACCAAGGCGAACGAGGTCCACGACCAGGCCACCAGCGCCAAGCAGGGCATCCAGCAGAGCTACGACACGATGGTCCAGGGCCTCGGCAAGGGGCTCGAGCAGGACCCGTTCGCGCAGGTGGGTTCGCCGAATCTGAGCGGCGGCGAGGAGAAGAAGCCGGGCGGCGGGCCAGGTACCGGTGGCGGCGGCCCGGGTACGGGTGGTGGCGGTCCCGGCACCGGCGGGGGTGGCCCCGGCGCGGGCGGTGGCACTCCGCCGGCCGGTGCCGAGGAGCCGAAGAAGCCGGAAGAGGGCATGAACCCGGTCACCGGCAAGCCGCTGGAGACGGACCCGGAGACCGGCAAGCCGTACCCGATCGACCCGGAGACCGGTGAAGCGATCAAGGACGCCGGCGACGAGCAGGACACCATGACCGTCCAGAAGGGCGACGACAAGATCACCATGTCGGAGCCGGACAAGGACGGGAAGATGGAGATCTCCGTCGACGACGGCAAGGGCCAGCCGAAGGACTACAAACTGGACTTCGGCGATGGCGAGGCGGGCAAGGAGGGCGAGGACGGCAAGCCCGGCGACCCGGCCAAGGAAGGCGACAAGGACTTCGGCCCACAGGGATCCCAGCAGGACACCGGCGAGAAGGTCTACAAGCCGGGGCCGGACGGCAAGATCCACATCGAGGACGGCAACCTCAAGATCACCGCCGAGCGCCCGGAGGGGCCGGACGGCCCGACCGTGGTCACGGTGGACGACGGGACCGGCGAGCCGACCTCGTACACCCTCGACGAGGAGGGCTCGAAGGACGGCGAGGGCAAGGACGGGGCCGGCGAGGACGGCAAGTCGGACCTCAAGGACGACGACCTCAAGCTGGATGACCGGCGCAGCGGCGACCTCCCGACCGATGACCTGGCGACGGGTGAGCCGGAGGCCGCGACCGGCGGCGAGACCCTCGAAGCGGAGAGCAAACCGGCTGGGAGCGATGGGTTCCAGGCACCGGGCGGGGTCGATGCGGGTGGTGACGGCGCCGCCGGTGCCCCGGCCGCAGCGGCCGACGCTGGTGCCCCGGCGGATGCGGCTCCTGCCGCGGATCCGGCCGCCCAGCAGACCGCGCCCGCCGAGGCGGCGACCGCCGACTCGGGGCCGATCGCGCACGCCGGCGGTGCCCCTGCGGGCGGTGTCCCGCTGGGCGACACCGGGTCGCTGGACCCGGGGTCCCAGACCGGAGGCGGTGCTCCGGCGCCGGCCATGGCCGGCGCGGCACCCGGCCTTGGCGCGGCGCCGGGCATGGACCCGTCCGCCGCGGCGACCCAGCAGGGCGCGGCCGCGGGTGGCGGAATGGGCGGCATGCCGATGATGGGCGGTATGGGTGGCGCAGGAGGCGGTGGTGGCGGAGACCAGGAACGCGGCTCCAGCCAGTACCGCGTCGACGGCGGTATTTTCGAGACCAGCAGCGCCGGCGGCCGGATCAGCGGTTCGCTGGACGACGACGGCGACCGCTCGATCCGGTACGACCGGTGA
- the glmM gene encoding phosphoglucosamine mutase gives MSRLFGTDGVRGLANGELTPELALAIAASAARVLAAHDRSHRQVAVVGRDPRASGEMLEAAVVAGLASAGADVLRVGVQPTPAVAFLVSELNADLGVMISASHNPMPDNGIKLFAAGGHKLPDGIEDEIEAGLDADAVRPTGAEVGRVSDVDDALDRYSAHLLAATPHPLAGVRVVVDCANGAASAAAPEVYRKAGAEVIAIHAEPDGININDGCGSTHLEQLQTAVLEHGADLGIAHDGDADRCLAVDAVGQIIDGDQIMAVLALAMADDGELTDETLVATVMSNLGLHLAMRAHGVNVRTTAVGDRYVLEELRAGGYAIGGEQSGHVVLPAHATTGDGLLTALRLMSRIASTGRPLAELAGVMRRLPQVLVNVRVADKAAVAGSEAVRDAVGAVEAELGEEGRVLLRPSGTEQLVRVMVEAPAQDTAQAAADRLAGVVSAVS, from the coding sequence ATGTCTCGCCTTTTCGGCACTGACGGAGTGCGCGGTCTCGCGAACGGCGAGCTGACGCCCGAACTCGCACTCGCGATCGCTGCGAGCGCCGCCAGGGTGCTCGCAGCACACGACCGTTCGCACCGTCAGGTCGCCGTGGTGGGCCGGGACCCCCGTGCCAGCGGCGAGATGCTCGAAGCCGCAGTCGTCGCCGGGCTCGCGTCCGCCGGCGCGGACGTGCTGCGCGTCGGGGTGCAGCCGACCCCGGCGGTCGCCTTCCTGGTCAGCGAGCTCAACGCCGATCTCGGCGTGATGATCTCCGCTTCGCACAACCCGATGCCGGACAACGGCATCAAGCTCTTCGCCGCCGGCGGGCACAAGCTGCCGGACGGCATCGAGGACGAGATCGAGGCCGGTCTCGATGCCGACGCAGTTCGTCCGACCGGAGCTGAGGTCGGCCGGGTCTCCGATGTCGACGACGCGCTGGACCGGTACTCCGCCCATCTGCTGGCCGCCACCCCGCACCCGCTGGCCGGTGTCCGGGTGGTGGTGGACTGCGCGAACGGCGCGGCCTCGGCCGCGGCGCCCGAGGTGTACCGCAAGGCGGGCGCCGAGGTCATCGCGATCCACGCCGAACCGGACGGCATCAACATCAACGACGGCTGCGGGTCCACCCACCTGGAGCAGCTCCAGACGGCCGTCCTCGAGCACGGTGCCGACCTCGGCATCGCCCACGACGGGGACGCGGACCGGTGTCTCGCGGTGGACGCGGTGGGTCAGATCATCGACGGCGACCAGATCATGGCCGTGCTCGCGCTGGCCATGGCCGACGACGGCGAGCTGACCGACGAGACCCTGGTCGCCACCGTGATGAGCAATCTCGGCCTGCACCTGGCCATGCGCGCGCACGGGGTGAACGTCCGGACCACCGCGGTCGGCGACCGGTACGTGCTCGAGGAGTTGCGTGCCGGCGGTTACGCGATCGGCGGCGAGCAGTCCGGGCACGTGGTGCTGCCCGCGCACGCCACCACCGGGGACGGGCTGCTCACCGCGCTGCGGCTGATGAGCCGGATCGCTTCGACCGGCAGGCCGCTGGCGGAGCTGGCGGGCGTGATGCGGCGGCTGCCGCAGGTACTGGTCAACGTCCGGGTCGCGGACAAGGCCGCGGTGGCCGGATCCGAGGCCGTCCGCGACGCGGTCGGCGCGGTCGAGGCCGAACTCGGTGAAGAGGGCCGCGTGCTGCTGCGGCCGTCCGGCACCGAGCAGCTCGTCCGGGTGATGGTGGAGGCTCCCGCCCAGGACACCGCGCAGGCCGCCGCCGACCGGCTGGCCGGGGTGGTTTCCGCGGTCTCCTGA
- the rpsI gene encoding 30S ribosomal protein S9, which produces MTSTETEAAEATEAVVTSETPAAPKPSRAAGGNAQTVGRRKEAVVRVRLVPGTGVFKLNGKSIEEYFPNKVHQQLIREPLVTVEKPDSFDIFGNLHGGGTSGQAGALRLAIARALVEVDADDRPALKKAGFLTRDARSTERKKYGLKKARKAPQYSKR; this is translated from the coding sequence GTGACCAGCACCGAGACCGAGGCCGCCGAGGCGACCGAAGCCGTTGTGACCAGTGAGACCCCAGCCGCGCCGAAGCCGTCCCGCGCCGCCGGCGGCAACGCGCAGACGGTGGGCCGCCGCAAGGAGGCCGTCGTCCGCGTCCGCCTGGTGCCCGGCACCGGCGTGTTCAAGCTGAACGGCAAGAGCATCGAGGAGTACTTCCCGAACAAGGTGCACCAGCAGCTCATCCGTGAGCCGCTGGTGACCGTCGAGAAGCCGGACTCCTTCGACATCTTCGGCAACCTGCACGGCGGCGGCACCTCCGGTCAGGCCGGCGCGCTGCGCCTGGCGATCGCCCGTGCCCTGGTCGAGGTCGACGCCGACGACCGCCCGGCGCTGAAGAAGGCCGGCTTCCTGACCCGTGACGCGCGTTCCACGGAGCGGAAGAAGTACGGTCTCAAGAAGGCCCGTAAGGCTCCGCAGTACAGCAAGCGCTGA
- the rplM gene encoding 50S ribosomal protein L13, which translates to MPTYSPKPGDVTRAWHVIDAEDVVLGRLATEVATLLRGKHKPTYAPHVDTGDFVIIVNAEKVALTGNKREQKFAYRHSGYPGGLRKRSFGELLDTKPERLLEKVVKGMLPKNKLGRAQAKKLKVYAGPAHPHAAQQPQPHELSKIAQVAQ; encoded by the coding sequence TTGCCCACGTACAGCCCCAAGCCCGGCGACGTCACTCGTGCCTGGCACGTGATCGACGCCGAGGATGTCGTGCTCGGCCGGCTCGCGACCGAGGTCGCCACGCTGCTGCGCGGCAAGCACAAGCCGACCTATGCCCCGCACGTGGACACCGGTGACTTCGTCATCATCGTCAACGCCGAGAAGGTCGCTCTGACCGGGAACAAGCGCGAGCAGAAGTTCGCGTACCGGCACAGCGGCTACCCCGGTGGTCTGCGCAAGCGCTCCTTCGGCGAGCTCCTGGACACCAAGCCCGAGCGGCTGCTCGAGAAGGTCGTCAAGGGCATGCTGCCGAAGAACAAGCTCGGCCGCGCCCAGGCGAAGAAGCTCAAGGTCTACGCCGGCCCGGCGCACCCGCACGCCGCGCAGCAGCCGCAGCCGCACGAGCTCAGCAAGATCGCGCAGGTCGCCCAGTGA
- a CDS encoding DUF4333 domain-containing protein: MTQPPSQPGWWQPPAGQPNAPQWQQPQGYPPQGYPGQAPPPQGGYGGGFQLSTSYGGLGAFGQAPQAKGPRSKKPWLIGGGVVVVLLAGGATAWALGAFQGEVLDEGSVQNGVVTVLRESFGESDVRDVRCPADQPIKAGSTFDCSITLAGQPKKVSIRVLNDKPEFEVGAPK, translated from the coding sequence ATGACCCAGCCGCCCAGCCAGCCCGGGTGGTGGCAGCCGCCGGCCGGGCAGCCGAACGCGCCGCAGTGGCAGCAGCCGCAGGGCTATCCGCCACAGGGATATCCGGGGCAGGCCCCGCCTCCGCAGGGCGGGTACGGCGGCGGCTTCCAGCTGTCCACTTCGTACGGTGGGCTGGGCGCATTCGGTCAGGCACCGCAGGCGAAAGGCCCGCGCTCCAAGAAACCGTGGCTCATCGGCGGGGGCGTGGTGGTGGTCCTGCTGGCCGGCGGCGCCACAGCCTGGGCGCTCGGCGCCTTCCAGGGCGAGGTGCTCGACGAAGGTTCCGTGCAGAACGGGGTGGTGACCGTGCTCCGGGAGAGCTTCGGGGAAAGCGATGTCCGCGACGTGCGATGCCCGGCGGACCAGCCGATCAAGGCCGGCAGCACGTTCGACTGCTCGATCACCCTGGCCGGACAGCCGAAAAAGGTGTCCATCCGGGTGCTGAACGACAAGCCGGAATTCGAGGTCGGCGCACCCAAGTAA